The Streptomyces formicae DNA segment CCCAGATTTTGGAGGCGTGCGCGTTCCACAGCACGGCGGCTTCGTAGTCGTACGTCTCGGGGTCGAGCGGTGGTGCCGAGTTCGGGTGCGTCGTCGGGTGTGGGTGCCGCAGCGGCAGTGGCCTTTGGTGGGGCGGTTGTGGACGGGGCCGAAGCTGGGGGCGGTGAAGGTGGCGAACACCGGGGGTGGGTGGCCACGGCTTCGGGGTGCCTTTGCCGCCTCGGAGTCCGGCGGTGATGAGTTGGTAGGTGTGTCGCGGCGGTAGGTCTCGGCGCAGGCGGGGCATCGGGTGGCGCGGCGGTTGTTGCAGCGGACGAGGAGGTTTCGGCGGGCAGGTCGCTCGCGGTGAGGTGGTGCAGGATTTCGCCGGTTCCAGGGTGGATGTCGGTGCGGTGGCCGTCGAGGCGGATGGGGGTGGTGCAGCCGCCGGCCCTTCAGCTGGCGCATGAGGCCGGGCATGGTGCCGAGTGAGGCGAGGAAGGCGAGGTCACGCAGCGGGGGCGGCGCGGTCGCGGTCACGGGGTGGGTGCTCCTTTCAGAGGAAGCAGGGAGAGGGGCGGGGCACCGGCCGACAGATGGCGGTCGGTGCCCCGGCCAGGGGATGTCAGCGGCGGGTGAAGGCGGCGTCCGCGGGCGGCGTTCAGCAGGGCGCGGGCGGAGGGGAGGGTGCCGGTGCCGTGGCAGGTGCGGCAGTGGGCGGTGATGGTGCGGCGGTGGCCGTGGTGGTCGCGGCCGCCGAGGGTGATGGCGGCGGAGGCGAAGCCGTCGCAGGCCGGGCAGATGCGGGCCGGGGCATGGCGGTGCTGGGGCATGATGGTGGGTCCTTCCGGATCGTTGAGTTCGGGTAGGGGCTGGCCTGTCCGGGCGGCGGAGACTTGGCGGTTTCGGTGCCGCCCGGAGGGCCGGTCAGCGATGGCGCGCGTTGCCGTTGAGCAGGGAGCGCAGGACGACGGCGCAGACGGCGACCGAGGCGGCGGTGATGGCGACGGCGAGCAGCATGGAGACCAGGACCGCGCCGACGACCAGGACGATGGCGGCGCCACCGCCGATGGCGACCAGGAGGCCGGTCGGGGTCAGCCGTACCGCAGGCGCCGACGAGGAAGCTGCCGGGACCGGAACCGTGCCGGTGTGCTGGCAGGCGCACACGGTGGCGTGCTGGTGTTGGACGACTGTGCCCGTGGCCGGGTGGTGGGTGAGTGGGGTGACGATGCCGGTCGGGGTCGGCATGGTCGGGATACGCGGGCGGAGCATGACGGTTCTCCTTTCCGGGTGGGTTACTTGGTGGTGCCGTTGACGACGTCGACACCGGTTCGGGTGCCGGATTCGATGGCGGGGGCGAGGAAGGTGTCGGCGAGTAGGAAGCCGCCGAGGAGGAGCACGACGATGAGCCAGGTCGGCGGGCGCATGAGCTTGATCCCGAAGTAGCCGAAGATGGCGACCAGGACGATCAGGGGAAGTTCGACGTTCACGGCAGTAGCTCCCTCGGGTCAGTTGGCGCGGCACCGGTGGGTGCGGGCGGCGAGCTGTGCGGCGGTCTGGGTGGAGTAGTCGGCGGACCAGCCGCAGTCATCGGCGGTGCAGGCGGCGGCGTGCTTGGTGCGGCCGCTGCGGTCGCGGTGGGTGCCGATCTGCACGGGTCCGATCCGCATCACGGAGTGGAAGAAGTCACGGGCAGGCATGGCTGATCAGCGCTCCGATCGCATGCTCAGGCCGGGGAACTCGGCGAGGATGCGGGTGGCGTCGGCACGGTCGGTGGCACGGTCCGCCGCTTCTTCGGCGAGCAGCCGGGCCAGCGTGGGGCGACCGGCGTCGGCCATTTCGCGTGCTGCTGACAGGTATTCGTCTCGTGTCGGTTCGTGTCCGGGCATGGCTGGTTGTCCCTTCATTTCAGGCGAGGTGGGCGGCGAGCTGATCGGCATCGGGCCGGGGCAGGCCGAGGCGGACTTGCAGGGTGGTGGCGTCGATCGGGGTGCCGGTCGCAGCGCGGTGGGCGTCGGCGAGCTTGCGGGCGTGGTCGACGAGCGCCGGGGGCACGTCCACCGGCGGCGGTGGTGAGGCGGGCAGGGCGGGGACCGGCTCCGACTGCTCGACTGCGTGCGGCTCGGGCTCGGGGGTCGATTCGGCCGGCACTGTCACCGGCTCGACCACCAGCAGCGGCTCGGGCTCGACGGCTTCAGCGTCAGCGGTGGTCGGGGTGGTGGGTGAGTGGACGAGGAGGGTGCCGCCGAGGAAGGCCAGAGCGGGCCATCCGGCGACGAGGATCCGCAGCCAGTCGGGCACGTCGTTG contains these protein-coding regions:
- a CDS encoding SpdD-like protein, with product MLRPRIPTMPTPTGIVTPLTHHPATGTVVQHQHATVCACQHTGTVPVPAASSSAPAVRLTPTGLLVAIGGGAAIVLVVGAVLVSMLLAVAITAASVAVCAVVLRSLLNGNARHR
- a CDS encoding mobile element transfer protein codes for the protein MPARDFFHSVMRIGPVQIGTHRDRSGRTKHAAACTADDCGWSADYSTQTAAQLAARTHRCRAN
- a CDS encoding DUF2637 domain-containing protein, with product MTRKVRLDAVLVQAVIAGALSFAHLHDLAAAAGQTGWKAWAYPVSVDLLLVAAWRRLRSLRAQGESARAAWTWFTVALAASLGANVATAGLLDLNDVPDWLRILVAGWPALAFLGGTLLVHSPTTPTTADAEAVEPEPLLVVEPVTVPAESTPEPEPHAVEQSEPVPALPASPPPPVDVPPALVDHARKLADAHRAATGTPIDATTLQVRLGLPRPDADQLAAHLA